One window of Mauremys mutica isolate MM-2020 ecotype Southern chromosome 6, ASM2049712v1, whole genome shotgun sequence genomic DNA carries:
- the CETN3 gene encoding centrin-3 isoform X1 produces the protein MSLALRNDLAVDKTKRKKRRELTEEQKQEIKDAFELFDTDKDKAIDYHELKVAMRALGFDVKKADVLKILKDYDRDATGKITFEDFNEVVTDWILDRDPQEEILKAFKLFDDDDSGKISLRNLRRVARELGENMSDEELRAMIEEFDKDGDGEINQEEFIAIMTGDV, from the exons ATGAGTTTGGCCTTGAG gAATGATCTTGCGGTAGAcaaaaccaaaaggaaaaaaagaagagaacTGACCGAAGAACAGAAGCAAGAAATTAAAGATGCTTTTGAGTTGTTTGACACAGACAAAGATAAAGCAATAGATTATCATGAATTAAAG GTGGCAATGAGAGCCTTGGGTTTTGATGTAAAAAAAGCTGATGTACTAAAAATACTTAAAGATTATGATAGAGATGCAACAGGCAAAATCACCTTTGAAGATTTTAATGAAGTTG TGACAGACTGGATATTGGACAGAGATCCACAAGAAGAGATACTCAAAGCATTCAAATTATTTGATGACGACGACTCAGGTAAAATAAGCTTGAGAAACCTGCGCCGTGTTGCTAGAGAACTGGGTGAAAACATGTCTGATGAAGAACTACGAGCTATGATTGAAGAATTTGATAAAGATGGAGATGGAGAAA